The following nucleotide sequence is from Amia ocellicauda isolate fAmiCal2 chromosome 2, fAmiCal2.hap1, whole genome shotgun sequence.
gtgcTGATGCCGTGTCAACACTGAGAAAGACCAGTGTCTGGAGAGGAGCATCAGTCACCATCCCTTGTCACTACGAGGACAAATACAAAAGCCATGTGAAATACTGGTGCTCTGGATATTCCTGGACAAGCTGTGAGTCTCTAAAAAGGACTGACTCTCTAATCACACAGAGTGATAAAGTGTCCATCTCTGATGATCCAGCCCAGGAAGTCTTCACTGTGACCATGAGGGGACTGGTGACGGGGGATTCAGGCTGGTACTGGTGTGCTGTGGAGATAGGGGGGTACGGCACACCTGATGACAGAGCATCCCTGTACCTCACAGTTACTGAAGGTATGATCTTAAAACAGCACATGCTTGTACTGCAGCTGCACAATCATGAACTTGCTGACCTCATAAAAACCTGCATTCGAGCTCCTGTGAGCCACGagtttcattttcaaaacagtTGTGAATACGGACCTTCAATTCTTACAACACTAGAATCATGATCATTTCAAGCTTTCATCatttatcaataaataaaaagagacaTGGACAGTGGCAGGTTCAGTTCCAGTCTtgggtgtctgtgtgctgtttgctgttctccccgtGGCCTGACCCGACGCCAGGCTGTTGAGTGTGAGGAACGTGACTCTTCTCATGATGGTCAGTCGGCCTATAGACGCCTGTAGGAGAAGAGCCTGCTGTGTAACTGCTGTAGTGAATTAGCAGCCCAGCGGCTGCAACGCACTGCTGTAAAGCTCTGTATGTGTTTAATGTCTCTGTCTGCAGACGCTGCGGTGCTGTATGTGGTCAATGCCACAGTAACAGGACAGATAGGAGGGGAGGTCAGTGTCCAGTGTCGATATGGACACCCATACCGgtccagacagaaacagaggtGCAGGAGTGGAGACTGGACTTCCTTTGTTTTCTCTGATGCCTACTGGGACAAGTCTTGGAAACGTCCTGCTTCTAAAACAGATGTGTTGTTGAAAGTAAAGGCCTTTGTGTATTTCTGTGTAATAACAGAGTTGTGTGAGGATATACAATTGGCAGTACTGACTGTTTCAAAGTGCATTTCTATTGATATATTTGTTTAACTTTTCACCTGCAGATTACACTACAGGTGCAGCGTGTTGCATGTTTGATCTCCACTGTTCTGTACAGGAACAGTTAATCCTAACCTTTAAAGACCATTGAAGACAAGAATAATGTCTCTGCAGTAAACATACTGAGTCAGCTCCCTTCCTGTTCGATGCGTAAACCTTATTTATAACCTCTATCATCAACATCTCTAATAGAAGCACCATGTGTCAAAATAACTGAGTTTCTTTATATTTCCTCTGGCTCTGTTGATTCCTCTTCCTTGTATCATTGACTTGAAGTTTGTAGTGATACTTCCACcaatacacgcacacacacacacacacacctacatgcacacacacatatatactgcTCCCCTAGATCACCGCTTTAAATCTCTTCTTCATTAGTCGGATAGTCCATAGCCTCGGTGTACAGACTCCTAATAGCATGTGGTCTCCTGCTTCTGCTGATGGCTGCACTCATAGTCACCTGGAAGATGTGCAAAAGAAAGAGTAGTTTCCTgtgaaactattattattattattaataataataataataataataataataataatattattataattattaggtGCAGCTGCAGATTGAGGGGCTCGCTAGCCGGCACGCATGTCCACACTGCTGGGAAAATAACCCGTGTCTTTATTTAGAGGAAAGGAAGAGAAAGGTGGAGGAAGCAGAGGAACTCCACAGTAAGTTGTTATTGTATGTATGTCAGCAGCTTCGTGTTTTATTCAAGAAGACAGAATAAAACAGTCAGGTAGCAGATGGTTTACACAAAACAGGAAATTAGACAAGACACTTACAAAACTGCAAACTGTAAAACTGAGAAAATGTAGAGACGATGGCAGGTTTTAGGAGACATCTGAAGATTCACTAAAGGCTCCTGCTGAAAAGTGTACaactatattacatatattagaGACATGTT
It contains:
- the LOC136712151 gene encoding uncharacterized protein LOC136712151, translated to MGGGGGENVYGKGSEILFVFPRAAAAGADAVSTLRKTSVWRGASVTIPCHYEDKYKSHVKYWCSGYSWTSCESLKRTDSLITQSDKVSISDDPAQEVFTVTMRGLVTGDSGWYWCAVEIGGYGTPDDRASLYLTVTEGMILKQHMLEKSLLCNCCSELAAQRLQRTAVKLCMCLMSLSADAAVLYVVNATVTGQIGGEVSVQCRYGHPYRSRQKQRCRSGDWTSFVFSDAYWDKSWKRPASKTDVLLKVKAFVYFCVITELCEDIQLAVLTVSKCISIDIFV